In the Natronolimnobius baerhuensis genome, one interval contains:
- a CDS encoding UPF0179 family protein, which translates to MSTVTLVGTRLAEPGTEFVYQGEADGCAGCPYRSQCLNLSPETTYRITDVRENAQTLECAMHDNGVRAVEVEPVSVRANVPSQGAYAGSKASLQGPCPYVECPSHEYCEPDGAAFDEEYQIQQIIGDPPHDRCYLDRSLELVELNVND; encoded by the coding sequence ATGTCAACCGTGACGCTCGTCGGCACTCGGCTGGCCGAGCCGGGGACCGAGTTCGTCTATCAGGGGGAAGCCGACGGCTGTGCCGGCTGTCCATATCGGAGTCAGTGTCTCAATCTCTCGCCGGAGACGACCTATCGTATTACCGACGTTCGAGAAAACGCCCAGACGCTCGAGTGTGCGATGCACGACAACGGCGTCCGAGCTGTCGAGGTTGAACCCGTGTCCGTACGCGCGAACGTCCCCTCACAGGGCGCATACGCCGGCAGCAAGGCGAGCTTACAGGGCCCCTGTCCGTACGTCGAGTGCCCCAGCCACGAATACTGCGAGCCGGATGGCGCGGCCTTCGACGAGGAGTACCAGATTCAACAGATTATCGGCGACCCACCACACGACCGCTGTTATCTCGACCGCTCACTCGAGTTGGTCGAACTCAACGTCAACGACTGA
- a CDS encoding PrkA family serine protein kinase, producing the protein MTGDIETLEELSTAYKESMPADLRETKSFDWYLEACYEEPKIARNAHQRVADMFDHYGTQYDETEGMVEYLLASEDPLNDGENTFYGKVIHQSIHEFVNKVKSGARRLGPERRIKLLLGPVGSGKSHFDKQVRQYFEDYTLRDEGRMYTFRWTNLCDVIKDQDPSDDTVRSPMNQDPLVLLPREQRQSVIDDLNERLDAPYTIQNEQALDPESEFYMDKLLAYYDDDLQQVLENHIEIIRFVADENKRQGLETFEPKDKKNQDETELTGDVNYSKIAVYGESDPRAFDYSGAFCNANRGIFSGEELLKLQREFLYDFLHATQEQTIKPKNNPRIDIDQVIVGRTNMPEYKDKKGDEKMEAFNDRTKRIDFPYVLSYEDEAEIYWKMLTNADVPDINVEPHTLEMAGLFGVLTRIEEPDAETVDLLSKAKAYNGEIDEGDDVDVKKLREEAEGKAEIGEGMVGVSPRFIGDEIAEAIMDSKHRSRGFLSPLTVFNFFEENLEHHGSIPEDNFEKYYRYLEVVREEYKERAIEDVRHALAYDLDEIQRQGEKYMDHVMAYIDDDTIEDELTGREQEPDETFLRSVEEKLDIPEDRKEDFRQEVSNWVSRRAREGEAFNPQDNERLRRALERKLWEDKKHNINFSALVSANEFDDDERSAWIDALIEQGYSEGGAKEVLEFAGAEVAKAEIDD; encoded by the coding sequence ATGACCGGTGACATCGAGACACTCGAAGAACTCAGTACGGCGTACAAAGAATCGATGCCCGCAGACCTGCGGGAAACCAAGTCCTTCGACTGGTACCTCGAGGCGTGCTACGAGGAGCCGAAAATCGCCCGCAACGCCCACCAGCGCGTCGCGGATATGTTCGACCACTACGGCACCCAGTACGACGAGACCGAAGGCATGGTCGAATACCTGCTCGCGAGCGAAGACCCGCTCAACGACGGTGAAAACACCTTCTACGGGAAGGTAATCCACCAGTCGATCCACGAGTTCGTCAACAAGGTCAAATCGGGTGCCCGACGGCTGGGTCCAGAGCGCCGAATCAAGCTCTTGCTCGGCCCCGTCGGCTCCGGCAAGTCCCACTTCGACAAGCAGGTTCGTCAGTACTTCGAAGACTACACGCTTCGCGATGAGGGGCGCATGTACACGTTCCGCTGGACGAACCTCTGTGACGTCATCAAAGACCAGGACCCCTCCGACGACACCGTTCGCTCGCCGATGAACCAGGACCCGCTGGTCTTGCTCCCACGGGAACAGCGCCAGTCAGTGATCGACGATCTGAACGAACGACTCGACGCCCCCTACACCATCCAGAACGAGCAGGCCCTCGATCCCGAAAGCGAGTTCTACATGGACAAACTGCTGGCGTACTACGACGACGACCTCCAGCAAGTCCTCGAAAACCACATCGAGATCATCCGCTTCGTCGCCGACGAGAACAAGCGCCAGGGCCTCGAGACGTTCGAGCCCAAAGACAAGAAGAATCAGGACGAGACCGAACTCACCGGCGATGTCAACTACTCGAAGATCGCGGTCTACGGCGAAAGTGACCCGCGCGCGTTCGACTACTCGGGGGCGTTCTGTAACGCGAACCGGGGAATCTTCTCCGGCGAGGAATTACTGAAACTCCAGCGGGAGTTCCTCTATGACTTCCTGCACGCGACCCAGGAACAGACGATCAAGCCGAAGAACAACCCGCGAATCGACATCGACCAGGTGATCGTCGGCCGGACGAACATGCCCGAGTACAAGGACAAAAAGGGCGACGAGAAGATGGAGGCGTTCAACGATCGGACGAAACGGATCGACTTCCCCTACGTCCTCTCCTACGAGGACGAGGCCGAAATCTACTGGAAGATGCTCACCAACGCCGACGTGCCCGACATCAACGTCGAGCCACACACCCTCGAGATGGCCGGCCTGTTCGGCGTCCTCACCCGAATCGAGGAACCCGACGCAGAGACAGTCGACCTCCTCTCGAAAGCGAAAGCCTATAACGGCGAGATCGACGAAGGCGACGACGTCGACGTGAAGAAACTCCGCGAGGAAGCAGAAGGCAAAGCCGAGATCGGTGAGGGCATGGTCGGCGTCTCGCCACGGTTCATCGGCGACGAAATCGCCGAGGCAATCATGGACTCGAAACACCGCTCTCGAGGCTTCCTCTCGCCGCTGACGGTGTTTAACTTCTTCGAAGAGAACTTAGAGCACCACGGCTCGATTCCGGAGGACAACTTCGAGAAGTACTACCGCTACCTCGAGGTCGTCCGCGAGGAGTACAAAGAGCGCGCCATCGAGGACGTGCGCCACGCGCTCGCCTACGATCTGGACGAAATCCAGCGCCAGGGCGAGAAGTACATGGATCACGTGATGGCCTACATCGACGACGACACCATCGAAGACGAACTGACAGGGCGCGAGCAAGAACCCGACGAGACGTTCCTCCGAAGCGTCGAGGAGAAACTCGACATTCCGGAAGACCGCAAGGAGGACTTCCGCCAGGAAGTGAGCAACTGGGTCTCCCGTCGTGCCCGCGAGGGCGAGGCGTTCAACCCGCAGGACAACGAGCGCCTGCGCCGCGCACTCGAGCGCAAACTCTGGGAGGACAAGAAACACAACATCAACTTCTCCGCGCTGGTGTCGGCCAACGAGTTCGACGACGACGAACGCTCCGCCTGGATCGACGCCCTGATCGAACAGGGCTACTCCGAAGGCGGCGCAAAGGAGGTGCTCGAGTTCGCTGGCGCAGAGGTCGCCAAAGCGGAGATCGACGACTAA
- a CDS encoding polysaccharide deacetylase family protein produces the protein MTTAYLTIDDAPSPTLPETVAVLEDREVPALFFCEGRRLAEYPDHARTALEADFHLGNHTHSHAHASDLSVKTFREELERTEVLLEDVYDAAGVSRPAKLFRFPFGDKGGEHATAFQDRLAAGGFVSPDPDLIDYEWYREDHGTDRDWFWTVDVADWTVDSPAELDTELAASADRLESSAADIVLFHDAGNAPELVAHFVDRLLERGVEFEDPVSLVV, from the coding sequence ATGACCACGGCGTATCTCACGATTGACGACGCTCCCTCGCCGACCCTGCCGGAGACGGTCGCCGTCCTCGAGGACCGCGAGGTACCTGCACTGTTCTTTTGTGAAGGGCGTCGGCTGGCTGAATACCCCGACCACGCACGGACGGCCCTTGAGGCCGACTTTCACCTCGGGAACCATACGCACTCACACGCACACGCCTCGGATCTTTCGGTCAAAACGTTCCGCGAGGAACTCGAGCGGACCGAAGTGCTCCTCGAAGACGTCTACGACGCCGCTGGCGTTTCCCGTCCGGCGAAGCTATTTCGCTTTCCGTTTGGCGACAAGGGCGGCGAGCACGCCACAGCGTTTCAGGACCGTCTCGCAGCGGGCGGCTTCGTCTCGCCAGATCCGGACCTGATCGACTACGAGTGGTACCGTGAGGATCACGGCACGGATCGAGACTGGTTCTGGACAGTCGATGTCGCAGACTGGACGGTCGATTCACCCGCAGAACTGGACACAGAACTCGCGGCAAGCGCGGATCGACTCGAGTCGAGCGCGGCTGATATCGTCCTGTTTCACGATGCGGGGAACGCACCTGAATTGGTCGCACACTTCGTCGACCGACTCCTCGAGCGCGGCGTCGAATTTGAGGACCCGGTGTCGCTCGTGGTGTGA
- a CDS encoding winged helix-turn-helix transcriptional regulator, whose protein sequence is MASTPTQTETRDGEQAAAACPVIESLEQIGSQWRLAVLHELLEGEQRFNELKRSTDANARTLSRVLDDLGEMGFVERRLEEESPIATYYSLTDKGESLEPVFDEIECWAGTWLDEETFDA, encoded by the coding sequence ATGGCATCTACACCTACCCAGACTGAGACACGAGATGGTGAGCAGGCCGCTGCCGCCTGTCCCGTCATCGAATCGCTCGAGCAAATCGGCTCGCAGTGGCGACTGGCCGTCCTCCACGAACTGCTCGAGGGCGAACAGCGATTTAACGAACTCAAGCGCTCGACTGACGCGAACGCGCGGACGCTCTCGCGCGTGCTGGATGACCTCGGCGAGATGGGGTTCGTCGAACGTCGACTCGAGGAGGAGTCTCCGATTGCGACCTACTACAGCCTGACGGACAAAGGCGAGTCACTCGAGCCGGTGTTCGACGAAATCGAGTGCTGGGCGGGGACGTGGCTCGACGAAGAGACGTTCGACGCGTGA
- a CDS encoding DUF5820 family protein, with product MTTLEALPDAWTVWSDGDDGRLVLAYRPDVFDGDAFPAACLPTLYLTHGKRTRRPGQNPTSTAGTADWYVTFYLEPDVSLNETNRFPTRDAALERALELAQAFDDGEIDYRGLYQVPREQYFERLDELTGREA from the coding sequence ATGACCACGCTCGAGGCGCTTCCCGATGCCTGGACCGTCTGGTCGGACGGCGACGACGGCCGGCTCGTCCTCGCGTACCGGCCGGACGTCTTCGATGGCGATGCGTTCCCGGCTGCCTGTCTCCCAACGCTGTATCTCACACACGGCAAACGCACCCGTCGCCCCGGCCAGAACCCGACCAGCACCGCCGGTACCGCCGACTGGTACGTCACCTTCTATCTCGAGCCGGACGTCTCGCTGAACGAGACAAACCGGTTTCCAACGCGAGATGCTGCCCTCGAGCGCGCCCTCGAGTTAGCGCAGGCGTTCGACGACGGCGAGATCGACTATCGCGGGCTGTATCAGGTGCCCCGCGAGCAGTACTTCGAGCGCCTCGACGAACTCACGGGACGTGAGGCTTAA